A single window of Channa argus isolate prfri chromosome 12, Channa argus male v1.0, whole genome shotgun sequence DNA harbors:
- the LOC137137545 gene encoding butyrophilin subfamily 3 member A2-like, producing the protein MDQLCIHSTIVTISVLDVHLLLPFCRGHSRLIGSPQPVVAKVGDDVILPCHLEPAVDVATKTLEWTRSDLKPRFVYLWYAGQDYDDMKNPSYKGRTSLFTDELKRGNISLKLSNVKLADEGKYRCYIPDRNEESVIELVVGSVSSPGIRLAGLDKSTNGVVLQCESKGWYPEPEVLWLDGEGNVLSAGPTETVRGPDDLYTVSSRVTVDKRHGNRFTCRVQQNNINQTRETHIHFLDDFFKVQSRSSATTVGLAVSLAVSIMLSVLLLLLLWKKNMSKRNQMDEVEPEDQNNDNAETELLTEDSQNETKQMGRHQAAASRSSSSLLQDENQSGKKREDNLQKELEDKEKKWENQLHDEKQRGKKTEDALKKELEDKNKKVSDEKNELGEEEKKQQKDLVNNNTQLEEPTSSERTSAARMSRIRA; encoded by the exons ATGGATCAACTATGCATTCATTCCACAATCGTAACCATCAGTGTTTTGGATGTTCACCTTCTATTACCCTTCTGTAGAG GTCATTCTCGGTTAATTGGTTCACCTCAGCCTGTGGTGGCAAAAGTTGGTGATGATGTCATTTTACCATGTCACCTTGAACCTGCTGTGGATGTTGCTACAAAGACGTTGGAGTGGACGAGGTCTGACCTGAAGCCCAGATTTGTCTACTTGTGGTATGCTGGTCAGGATTATGACGATATGAAAAATCCGTCCTACAAAGGAAGAACATCACTGTTCACTGATGAACTGAAGCgtggaaacatttcactgaagCTCTCCAACGTGAAACTTGCTGATGAGGGGAAATACAGATGCTACATTCCAGACAGGAACGAAGAATCTGTCATTGAGCTGGTTGTTG GTTCTGTTTCCTCACCTGGAATCCGTTTAGCAGGACTTGATAAATCCACCAATGGGGTGGTTTTACAGTGTGAGTCTAAAGGCTGGTATCCAGAGCCTGAGGTGTTGTGGTTGGATGGTGAGGGAAACGTCCTCTCTGCTGGACctacagagacagtcagaggtCCTGATGACCTCTatactgtcagcagcagagtcacTGTGGACAAGAGACACGGAAACAGATTCACCTGTAGAGTCCAACAGAACAACATCAACCagaccagagagacacacatacattttctaG ATGATTTCTTTAAGGTCCAGTCCAGGTCTTCTGCTACCACAGTGGGTTTGGCTGTTAGTTTGGCTGTTTCCATCATGTTgagtgttttacttttacttctccTGTGGAAGAAAAACA tgtccAAGAGAAACCAGATGGATGAAGTTGAGCCTGAGGACCAAAATAATGATAACGCTGAAACTGAGCTTTTGACTGAAGACAGTCAAAACGAGACAAAGCAG ATGGGAAGACACCAAGCTGCTGCATCCCGgtcctcctcctctttg CTCCAGGATGAGAACCAGAGTgggaagaagagagaggacaATCTCCAGAAGGAGCTCGAGGACAAGGAGAAGAAG TGGGAGAACCAACTCCATGATGAAAAGCAGAGGGGGAAGAAAACTGAGGACGCACTAAAAAAAGAGCTCGAAGACAAGAACAAGAAG GtctcagatgaaaaaaatgagcttggggaagaagagaaaaaacagcagaaggACCTGGTGAACAATAATACACAG TTGGAGGAGCCAACGTCAAGTGAAAGAACTTCAGCGGCCAGAATGAGCAGAATCAGAGCTTAG